The following DNA comes from Methanomassiliicoccales archaeon LGM-DZ1.
GTTCGTGGAGCGGTGGTAGAAGTAGTACCCGACGCCGATCACGATTATGAAATAGATGATGACGACGGCGAGCGTGACAGATTGGTCGCTCATTGGTTATGCCTCAATGTGCGCTCGGGATGGATTCATTGTTATATAATCAGATAGGCGCGTTCAGGCTGCGGCTGGATGACTTTATGCAGGCGGCAGGGCCCGATGATGTAATATGTTGGATGGATGGTTCGTCCATTATTTTAAATACCCTGAGTTCTTAAACGGAATCAAGGAAGGCCCGAGGTCTTCCCTCCTCTAGAAGCCGGTTCGGCTGAACGATGAATCCGTTCGCACCACATAACCCGTCCGAACCGGCATAGTCTTCACGTCGTTTTTTTATTGTTTTCCGGCGGGAATGCTCGAGGATCCGGTCTTTGTCGGTTGCCGATACCGGGCAGCGCATGATCCGCAGTGCATTCCGTATCGGCCTTATAATGGATGGATGCTATATCCATTAATTTATATACGCGCTATACATTATGCTCTATAGAAGGGACGGAATGCCTCTTCCTCCTCCAGACGCGTCCGCGGAGGCGGCGTTTGCCATTCGCCGCCGATTGCACAACCGCCGCGGATCTATTCGCACTCACCTGGCATTCCGTTCCCCTCTCCTCTGTCTAAACGGCCCTTTCCGTTACGTATAAATCCGCTTTTCTGCATGAGCGCATGAAGGGTGGATGGGATGGATGGCAGCATTGCTGAGTATGTTCTCCTGGCGGCCGGTGTATCCGCGTTGCTGATAGTGTTTCTGTACCTCAAGCACAGGGATTCCGCAGCGTACAAACTGATGGTGCTGGTCGGTATGGCCGCGGGCGCCGCCGCGATCTATACGGCCGCGATCAATTACGGGGAATGGACCGACGAGTGCGTCGTCATCTGCATCGTCGCTGGATATGCGATGGTGATCCGTCCGTTCAAGAACATCGATTTCGCAGCTGTGCTCGGAATCTTGGCTGTTTTGCTCGCGTATGCATACCTCGGCGAGATGACCGGGGACCTTGAGGGCCTCTCCCACGGAGCTCCGAGGATCATTGTCGCAGTCCTCGCGGGATCGGTCGTGTACATGATATTCAATTTCATCACGAAAGCGGCCATATTCATAGGGAAGGTCCTCAACTGGTGGCCTTTCCTGTTCATCATCGCTGTCCTCTGCATAACCGAGGCCGCATTGATCATGTCGGGTTCCGGCACCATGGTGGATCTCTATCACAAGTACTACGGGAGCGCATCGGGCGATCTGGCCTCTTTGGAGGCCCTGAAGTCCGCTGTGGTAAGTTTTAAATGATAGTACCAGATGGTGGTGCTAAGGGCCCGTGGCTTAGCCAGGATATAGCGCTGGCCTTCTAAGCCAGACGCCTCGGGTTCGAAAGTAGTGGCAAGCTACCGAAAGTCCCGACGGGCCCGCTCAGAGTCCGTCTGCGCCAAAAGGCGCCCAGAGAGGAATAACATGAAGAGAAGCTCACGCGCCTGGAAGAAACGCGGCAACCAGCGTTGGAAATGGCGCAAGAAGAAGATGAGGAGAAGAAAGAGAGCTGCAAAGATGCGCAAGCAGTGACGCCGACGCTCTCGGCGCCGCTCAATTGGGGATTTAGGCTAACCTGGTAGACTAGCGGGCTCCAGTTATGAGCGTGATTTGACTGAGTTTGCTGAAGTTATGATGAATAACTGGAGCGATGACTCATCAATTTCATGGGGAGGTAGCTCCTCCCCGTGGTGGAAACCCGCCCATGGGGGTTCAAATCCCTCAGTCCCCACCATACCGCATCTATGAGCGCTGCCCCGTATCGACGGGGAGACAAACTTTTCCTCCCGCACGGGACTTTTGAGATTTCTGCTTTTCTTTCCTGGACGCGAACCTGTGCGCGGTTCCGTTTAATTCTCCGTTCGGACATATTGAAATCATGTACGGCAAGATTCTCATCGCAGTCGACGGCAGCGAATCGAACAAGGCAGCGGTAGATCAGGGCCTCGGAATGGCCAAGATCTTCGGGTCCAAGGTCACCGCGGTCTCCGTGGCCGATCCGGGGCCGTCTTCCACCGTCCCCCGCGACAGCACGGCGGCCTACCGCAAGTCCATCCACGATGAATCCAGGTCCGCGCTCTGTTATGTCAAGGAGAAGGCGGATGCTCTGGGAGTGGATGCCGAATACAAGGTCGTCGAGGGGCATCCCAGCGAAGTGATCGTGTCGATGTCGGCGGATTTCGACCTCGTGGTGCTGGCCACCCTCGGCAAGACCGGGTTCCGCAGGCTGGCCCTCGGTTCGGTCGCGGAGACTGTCATCAGGTCTGCCAAGTGCACCGTGGTCGTCTGCCGCCCCTCGGAGAACTGAGGCCGGCCGCAGTTCCCTGCTGTATTATCTTAAAACGATCCGGATCCTCGGACGGGCAGTGCCCGCCCGAGGCTGTTCCGGCAGATGTGCCGGACGTTCAGTTCTTGAAGCTGTGTATCGGCGCGGGGATCCTTCCGCCGCGGGCGATGAAGTCAAGGCATCCGTAGCGGTTGACCGGCATGATCTTCGCGCTCCCCAGGAGGCCTCCGAGCTCGATGGAGTCGCCGGCCCTCTTGCCGATGACCGGTATGACTCTGACGGCGGTGGTCTTCTGGTTGACCATCCCGATGGCCATCTCGTCGGCGATGATCCCGGAAATGGTGGATGCGGGGGTATCGCCGGGAATGGCGATCATGTCGAGGCCGACAGAGCATACGCAGGTCATGGCCTCGAGCTTCTCGAGGGTGAGAGCTCCGCAGGCGGCGGCCTCGGCCATGGATGCATCCTCGGTCACGGGGATGAACGCGCCGGACAGTCCGCCTACATATGAAGATGCCATTATGCCGCCCTTCTTCACCTGATCGTTCAGGATGGCCAGCGCCGCCGTGGTGCCGGGGGCTCCGCAGCGTTCCATCCCCATCTCCTGGATGATGTCCGCGATGGAATCCCCGACGGCGGGGGTGGGGGCGAGGGAGAGATCCACGATGCCGAACGGGGTGTTCAGCCTCTTTGAGGCCTCTTTGGCCACCAGCTGGCCGACGCGGGTGATCTTGAACGCGGTCTTCTTGATGGTCTCGCAGAGGACCTCGAAGCTCTCCCCGTGCACCTTGGACACCGCAGTGCGGACGACGCCCGGTCCGGAGACGCCGACATTGATGACGCGGTCCCCCTCGGTCACGCCGTGGAAGGCGCCGGCCATGAAGGGGTTGTCGTCGGTGGGGTTGCAGAACACGACGAGCTTGGCGCAGCCGATGGAATCCCTGTTCTTTGTGGCCAGAGCGGTCTCTACGACCTTCTGCCCCATCAGCCTGACCGCATCCATGTCGATCCCTGTCTTGGTGGAGCCCAGGGATACGGACGAGCAGACGTGCTCGGTCTCGGCGAGGGCGTCGGGTATGGAGTCGATGAGGAGGCGGTCCGCCGACGTCATCCCCTTCTGGACGAGCGCGGAGTATCCTCCGAGGAAGTTGACCCCGACCTTCTGCGATGCCTTCTCCAGGGCCTTGGCGATCTCCACGAAATCTCCGGGGGTCTTGCAGGCGGGGGACCCGACGATGCCGATGGGGGTGACGGACACCCTCTTGTTGATCACCGGGATGCCGATCTCCAGGGCGATCTCGTCGCCGACCGAGACCAGGTCCTTCGCGCTGTCCGATATCTTGGAGTAGATGTTCTGGCACAGGTCGTCCAGGTCAGGTGTCATGCAGTCAAGGAGCGAGATCCCCATGGTGATGGTCCTGACGTCCAGGTTCTCTGCCGAGACCATCTGGTTGGTCTCGATGACCTCGTTCAGGTCTACCATGGTCTCAGATCCTGTGCATCATGTTGAAAACGTCTTCGTGCTGGGCCTTGATGGAGCATCCGACCTTCTTGGCGATGGAGTCCAGGTCCTCGGTCAGCTGCGGGAACGATTTCGAGTACTTGTCGAGGTCGACGATGAGCATCATGTTGATGTAGTCCTCGACGGTGGTCATGCTCAGGTCCAGGATGTTGATGTCGTTCTCTGCGAAGTAATTGCAGACGGCGGCGATGATTCCTGTGTGGTCCTTACCGACGAGGGTGACTACGGTTCTGCTGGTCATTTGGTTCTCCCTTCCTTCTCTTTATACACGGCGTATTCGACCGAATCCAATAATGCGTATAGCGAAGCTTCTATAACATTTTCCGATACGCCAACTGTGGTCCAGCTGCGCACCCCGTCCGAAGTGGTTATCAGCACCCTGACGGTGGATGCCGTGGCGGCCTTGGCATCGAGGACGCGGACCTTGTAATCGGTCAGCTTCATGCTGTCGATGACTGGGAAGAAGCGCGAGAGCGCTTTACGGATGGCGTTGTTGAGGGCGTCCACCGGTCCGTGGCCGTCGGCGGCGGTGTGCTCCGTCTCCCCCCGCAGGTCGGAGACCTTGATGCTGGCCTCGCTGGTTATGCCCCCGCCGGCGCCTGCATCGATGAAGAGGCGGAATCCGTCGAGGCGGAAGGCCGGCCTCAGCTCTCCGCGCATCTTCCTCACCAGGAGCTCGAAG
Coding sequences within:
- a CDS encoding ACT domain-containing protein, which encodes MTSRTVVTLVGKDHTGIIAAVCNYFAENDINILDLSMTTVEDYINMMLIVDLDKYSKSFPQLTEDLDSIAKKVGCSIKAQHEDVFNMMHRI
- a CDS encoding PFL family protein, coding for MVDLNEVIETNQMVSAENLDVRTITMGISLLDCMTPDLDDLCQNIYSKISDSAKDLVSVGDEIALEIGIPVINKRVSVTPIGIVGSPACKTPGDFVEIAKALEKASQKVGVNFLGGYSALVQKGMTSADRLLIDSIPDALAETEHVCSSVSLGSTKTGIDMDAVRLMGQKVVETALATKNRDSIGCAKLVVFCNPTDDNPFMAGAFHGVTEGDRVINVGVSGPGVVRTAVSKVHGESFEVLCETIKKTAFKITRVGQLVAKEASKRLNTPFGIVDLSLAPTPAVGDSIADIIQEMGMERCGAPGTTAALAILNDQVKKGGIMASSYVGGLSGAFIPVTEDASMAEAAACGALTLEKLEAMTCVCSVGLDMIAIPGDTPASTISGIIADEMAIGMVNQKTTAVRVIPVIGKRAGDSIELGGLLGSAKIMPVNRYGCLDFIARGGRIPAPIHSFKN
- a CDS encoding universal stress protein — encoded protein: MYGKILIAVDGSESNKAAVDQGLGMAKIFGSKVTAVSVADPGPSSTVPRDSTAAYRKSIHDESRSALCYVKEKADALGVDAEYKVVEGHPSEVIVSMSADFDLVVLATLGKTGFRRLALGSVAETVIRSAKCTVVVCRPSEN